From the Lampris incognitus isolate fLamInc1 chromosome 6, fLamInc1.hap2, whole genome shotgun sequence genome, one window contains:
- the LOC130113832 gene encoding troponin I, fast skeletal muscle-like, protein MSEKKMTSSRRHHLKSLILQIAAGWLEQEKKDLDAAKEAYMSEHCSSPDTSGDQAALMELCKKLHAALDKIDEDRYDAEAKVAKADKEIEDLKIKVVDLVGVKKPALKKVRMSADSMLQALLGSKHKVTMDLRSNLKQVKKEVKEEPTEAVGDWRKNIEDKADRKKMFETS, encoded by the exons AGCCTGATTCTTCAGATCGCCGCCGGCTGGCTGGAGCAGGAGAAGAAGGACTTGGACGCAGCAAAGGAAGCCTACATGTCAGAGCACTGTTCTTCTCCAGACACAAGTGGAGACCAGGCAGCCCTGATG gaacTGTGCAAAAAGCTGCATGCCGCCCTCGACAAGATCGATGAGGATAGGTATGATGCTGAGGCCAAAGTGGCAAAGGCCGACAAAGAG ATTGAAGACCTGAAGATCAAGGTTGTGGACCTGGTTGGTGTAAAGAAGCCAGCTCTGAAGAAGGTGCGTATGTCCGCTGACTCCATGCTCCAGGCTCTGCTGGGCTCCAAACACAAGGTCACCATGGATCTGAGGTCCAACCTCAAACAAGTCAAGAaggaggtcaaggaggag CCAACAGAGGCCGTCGGTGACTGGCGTAAGAACATTGAGGATAAGGCTGACAGGAAGAAGATGTTCGAGACTTCCTAA